A window from Drosophila nasuta strain 15112-1781.00 chromosome 3, ASM2355853v1, whole genome shotgun sequence encodes these proteins:
- the LOC132791373 gene encoding protein PBDC1: MELMHGASMLSRPADEFGNDSMVEEMWAAKALEHAEVHFNLLTSVHPSQLRLTPYDDQIYATFRQDFPDLQVGRLSDDVLKSASEKLKWRQFAEKFNKMEDYSYGTLMRADASKEFSPDNSIFVFRVQFLAIEIARNREGANDEIHNANRPVKKQPQSEAAPAQ; encoded by the exons ATGGAATTAATG CATGGCGCATCGATGCTCTCCCGGCCCGCGGATGAGTTCGGCAACGATTCCATGGTCGAGGAAATGTGGGCGGCAAAAGCGCTTGAACATGCGGAGGTGCACTTCAAt TTGCTAACCAGTGTGCATCCCTCGCAGCTGCGTTTGACGCCCTACGATGATCAAATCTATGCCACATTTCGTCAAGATTTTCCTGATTTGCAAGTTGGCCGGCTTAGCGATGATGTGCTTAAATCCGCCAGCGAAAAGCTCAAATGGCGTCAATTTGCTGAAAAATTTAACAAGATGGAAGACTACTCATACGGCACATTAATGCGAGCGGATGCCAGCAAGGAATTCTCACCTGACAACTCGATATTTGTGTTTCGTGTCCAATTTTTGGCCATTGAAATAGCGCGCAATCGCGAAGGCGCCAACGATGAGATCCACAACGCGAACAGACCCGTCAAAAAACAGCCACAGAGCGAAGCTGCACCAGCGCAATGA